From a region of the Phycisphaerae bacterium genome:
- a CDS encoding recombinase XerD: protein MTAKSQRLPKFRIHKFTQQAYVELSGRRFYLGLHHTPEARQRYNALVADWLANGRKLRVSPQEITVKELIARYWLFAEKYYRDPDGNVSRELDNIRDAMRPVKELYGETLAKDFGP, encoded by the coding sequence GTGACCGCGAAATCCCAACGGCTGCCCAAGTTCCGCATCCACAAGTTCACGCAGCAGGCGTACGTCGAGCTTTCCGGCCGGCGCTTTTACCTGGGCCTGCACCACACGCCCGAGGCCCGCCAGCGCTACAACGCGCTGGTCGCCGACTGGCTGGCCAACGGCCGCAAGCTCCGTGTCTCGCCGCAGGAGATCACCGTCAAGGAGCTGATCGCCCGCTACTGGCTGTTCGCCGAGAAGTACTACCGCGACCCCGACGGCAACGTGTCGCGCGAGCTCGACAACATCCGCGACGCGATGCGCCCGGTGAAGGAGCTGTACGGCGAAACGCTCGCGAAGGACTTCGGCCC
- a CDS encoding transposase — protein sequence MSQHVAQFDQGHLPTWQMLLIKVAGQVLQSARRILVRVPAHWPYLHYFRHVCERIRAWRPPWPAPF from the coding sequence GTGTCACAGCACGTCGCGCAATTCGATCAGGGCCACCTGCCGACCTGGCAGATGCTGCTGATCAAGGTCGCCGGCCAGGTGCTCCAGTCGGCCCGCCGGATCCTGGTGCGCGTGCCGGCCCACTGGCCGTATCTGCACTACTTCCGGCATGTCTGTGAACGGATTCGGGCCTGGCGCCCCCCGTGGCCCGCGCCGTTCTGA
- a CDS encoding glycosyltransferase translates to MHLVTSDMSEVRCRALEAVWRGVGEGHARTIMQLGAGPGPSVDAPVAARVHVPVALSGVRRAALRRVLARCGAGGEPGVIILHAWTAAAAEWGLTLAATHRPVVLEVDAGDKLEPIARWAARSTLSLVCRSATTRARLLGLGLPAARCALVRSAVELAPEDGGRRAAARERLGLAAGDVAVAVLPPATRGSGAYVGAWAALLLEKVRPEVRVMLPEGGREAARVRRLVQACRHEWMACHVSRVMAVADLVCAADLGVYLPAGDAPQESVLAAMAAECPLVVSDVPAMRELLTAGRSAWFCGANDPEAAARCMLRALECDEQSRRQAAEARGVAAVIGGRDRMVRQYAELYANLASRRPAVRVAGAY, encoded by the coding sequence ATGCACTTGGTCACGTCCGATATGTCGGAGGTGCGGTGTCGCGCGCTGGAGGCGGTGTGGCGGGGCGTAGGGGAGGGGCATGCACGGACGATCATGCAGTTGGGGGCAGGGCCAGGTCCATCCGTGGATGCGCCGGTGGCGGCGCGCGTGCATGTGCCCGTGGCGCTGAGCGGCGTGCGACGGGCGGCGTTGCGACGTGTGCTGGCGCGGTGCGGGGCGGGCGGGGAGCCGGGTGTGATCATCCTGCACGCGTGGACGGCAGCGGCGGCAGAGTGGGGGTTGACGCTGGCGGCGACGCACCGGCCGGTGGTGCTGGAGGTCGACGCGGGGGACAAGCTGGAGCCGATCGCGCGGTGGGCGGCCAGGAGCACCTTGTCGCTGGTGTGCCGGTCGGCGACGACGCGCGCGCGGCTGCTGGGACTCGGGTTGCCGGCGGCGCGGTGCGCGCTCGTGCGCAGCGCGGTTGAACTGGCGCCGGAGGATGGCGGGCGGCGGGCGGCGGCGCGTGAACGGCTGGGATTGGCAGCGGGAGACGTGGCGGTCGCGGTGTTGCCGCCAGCGACGCGGGGGAGCGGGGCGTACGTGGGCGCGTGGGCGGCGTTGTTGCTCGAGAAAGTGCGGCCCGAGGTGCGGGTGATGTTGCCGGAAGGCGGACGTGAAGCGGCGCGTGTGCGGCGGCTGGTGCAGGCGTGCCGGCACGAGTGGATGGCGTGCCACGTGTCGCGTGTGATGGCGGTGGCGGACCTGGTGTGCGCAGCAGATCTCGGCGTGTATCTGCCGGCCGGGGACGCGCCGCAGGAGAGCGTGCTGGCGGCGATGGCGGCGGAGTGTCCGTTGGTGGTGTCGGATGTCCCGGCGATGCGGGAGCTACTCACGGCGGGGCGATCCGCGTGGTTCTGTGGGGCGAATGATCCGGAGGCGGCGGCACGCTGCATGCTGCGGGCGCTGGAATGTGATGAGCAGTCGCGGCGGCAGGCAGCGGAGGCGCGCGGAGTTGCCGCGGTGATCGGTGGGCGTGACCGCATGGTGCGGCAATACGCCGAGCTGTATGCAAACTTGGCTTCTCGGCGGCCGGCGGTGCGCGTGGCGGGGGCATATTAA
- a CDS encoding radical SAM protein, with product MNIVAAVFADFVTGPAGNASALLATVGGRGILARTLLRVARIEGVSARCLFVRARDGDAAAAVVRDAGVEDRIEVLPLDSSPRPRRALLTAARKWNLESWRGGLVGSSWFDEFIDPQAAALVLDHYRCDAVLCIEGHSPVLDVRIATAMVAHTQATEHEAKMVFTQAPPGLAGAVMRREALQDLLEFNIPVGLLLAYRPELAQGDPITQPACYGVPRQVVQTAARFTGDTRRSRELLDMALAELGEDADAAALCEWTQGVGHDRAGALPVEVELELTTADPLPETTLRPRGARVPRREIADLAAVQRLAAELARYDDRLVFLGGHGDPLLHPQFAEVCRILRSAGVYGIGVGTALAELTEEHVAALFDNTVDVVEVRIDAHSPETYRRVHGADLYAQVVANVERLEALRRERKAPEPLVVCSLTRCAATMDELERFYDHWIQKVGSAVITGYNDYGGLLPADTLLRATPDLREPCRRLATRMMLLADGTVALCGQDCGGEVRMGNWVTEGVGAAWGGARLVAVREAHRGLNLESLPICERCAEWSRT from the coding sequence ATGAATATTGTCGCCGCTGTATTTGCTGATTTTGTCACGGGGCCAGCGGGGAATGCTTCGGCCCTGTTGGCCACGGTGGGCGGACGCGGGATTCTGGCGCGGACCTTGTTGCGGGTAGCACGCATTGAGGGCGTCAGCGCGCGGTGTTTGTTTGTGCGGGCGCGGGATGGCGACGCCGCGGCGGCCGTGGTGCGCGACGCCGGCGTGGAGGACCGGATCGAGGTTCTGCCGCTGGATTCGTCGCCGCGGCCACGCCGGGCCTTGTTGACCGCGGCGCGGAAGTGGAACCTGGAATCGTGGCGTGGGGGGTTGGTGGGGTCGAGCTGGTTTGACGAGTTCATCGATCCGCAGGCGGCGGCGCTCGTGTTGGACCATTACCGCTGCGACGCGGTCCTGTGTATCGAGGGACATTCGCCGGTGCTGGATGTGCGAATCGCCACGGCGATGGTGGCGCACACACAGGCGACCGAGCACGAGGCGAAGATGGTCTTCACGCAAGCGCCGCCGGGGCTGGCGGGGGCGGTGATGCGGCGGGAGGCACTGCAGGACCTGCTGGAGTTCAACATCCCGGTGGGGCTGCTGCTGGCGTATCGGCCGGAGCTGGCCCAGGGCGATCCGATCACGCAGCCGGCGTGCTACGGCGTGCCGCGGCAGGTCGTGCAGACGGCGGCGCGGTTCACGGGCGATACGCGCCGCAGCCGGGAATTGCTCGACATGGCGCTGGCGGAGCTGGGTGAGGATGCAGACGCGGCGGCGCTGTGTGAATGGACCCAGGGTGTGGGGCATGACCGGGCGGGGGCGTTGCCGGTGGAGGTGGAGCTGGAGCTGACGACGGCCGATCCGTTGCCTGAAACGACGTTGCGGCCGCGGGGGGCGCGAGTGCCGCGGCGAGAGATCGCGGACTTGGCGGCAGTGCAGCGGCTGGCGGCGGAGTTGGCGCGGTACGATGATCGGCTGGTGTTTCTGGGCGGGCATGGTGATCCACTGCTGCATCCGCAGTTTGCGGAGGTGTGCCGAATCCTGCGGTCGGCGGGGGTGTATGGGATCGGGGTGGGGACGGCGCTCGCGGAGTTGACCGAGGAGCATGTGGCGGCACTGTTCGATAACACCGTGGACGTGGTCGAGGTGCGGATCGACGCTCACAGCCCGGAGACGTACCGGCGGGTGCATGGGGCGGATCTCTACGCGCAGGTCGTTGCGAATGTGGAACGCCTGGAAGCGTTGCGGCGAGAGCGGAAAGCCCCCGAGCCGCTGGTGGTTTGCAGTCTGACGCGGTGTGCCGCGACGATGGACGAGCTAGAGCGGTTTTACGACCACTGGATTCAGAAGGTGGGAAGCGCGGTGATCACGGGGTACAACGACTACGGCGGGCTGCTGCCGGCGGACACGTTGTTGCGGGCGACGCCGGACCTGAGGGAGCCTTGTCGGCGGCTGGCGACGCGGATGATGTTGCTGGCGGACGGGACAGTGGCTCTGTGTGGTCAGGATTGTGGGGGTGAGGTGCGGATGGGGAACTGGGTGACGGAGGGGGTGGGCGCGGCGTGGGGTGGGGCGCGGTTGGTGGCGGTGCGAGAGGCGCATCGGGGGCTGAATCTGGAATCGCTCCCGATTTGTGAGCGGTGTGCCGAGTGGAGTCGGACGTGA
- a CDS encoding class I SAM-dependent methyltransferase: MARLLLRPPRRTAELVRQSYDRVACGYDQAWTDHMRGFSDELLARLAPWHGAECLDLTCGTGHVTNELARQTDTRVQGVDASAGMLAQARAQFGTRCTFIQADATDYLHTCPRHSFDIITCAWGLGYTHPWRIIRAAARVLRPGGKLGIIDNSLFSLAGVLWTSVLAFAEQPHTLVHAMQVRFLPGSWCLTLLMRAAGLAVLSAWDGAKTYRVPTGDAAIARLTATGAAAGFEFAADEHHRAAIFARFAHLLEERCHGDAGIPVTHRYLAAVGQKR, from the coding sequence GTGGCGCGTTTGCTGCTGCGACCGCCGCGTCGCACCGCGGAGTTGGTCCGGCAGAGCTACGACCGCGTCGCGTGCGGCTACGACCAGGCCTGGACCGACCACATGCGCGGTTTCTCTGATGAGCTGCTCGCGCGGCTCGCTCCGTGGCACGGCGCGGAGTGCCTCGATCTCACCTGCGGCACCGGCCACGTGACCAACGAACTGGCGCGCCAGACCGACACACGCGTACAGGGCGTGGACGCCTCCGCGGGAATGCTCGCGCAGGCCCGCGCGCAGTTCGGCACCCGCTGCACGTTCATCCAGGCCGACGCGACCGACTACTTGCACACTTGCCCGCGCCACAGCTTCGACATCATCACCTGCGCCTGGGGCCTCGGCTACACGCACCCGTGGCGCATCATCCGCGCGGCGGCCCGCGTGCTGCGCCCTGGCGGAAAGCTCGGGATCATCGACAATTCGCTTTTCTCGCTCGCCGGCGTGCTCTGGACCTCCGTCCTGGCATTCGCCGAGCAGCCGCACACGCTCGTGCATGCGATGCAGGTGCGCTTCCTGCCGGGTAGCTGGTGCCTCACACTCCTGATGCGCGCCGCCGGTCTCGCGGTACTGTCCGCCTGGGATGGCGCCAAGACCTACCGCGTACCCACCGGCGACGCCGCGATCGCGCGTCTGACCGCCACCGGCGCCGCCGCCGGCTTCGAGTTCGCCGCCGACGAGCACCACCGCGCGGCCATCTTCGCGCGGTTCGCTCACCTGCTCGAAGAACGCTGCCACGGAGACGCCGGCATCCCCGTCACGCACCGCTACCTGGCCGCCGTGGGGCAGAAACGATGA
- a CDS encoding UbiA family prenyltransferase, producing the protein MIALLRLCRLYYALPMSTILTLTLWYLLGSSIGTQWVGVLCATFALALVIAGGYVLNDVCDWRIDAINMPQRPIPSGHVRRRTALFLALGLFCGGLAFGLACRWQFQLTLLGVIGLLILYNLRAKHWGLGKQLTVAVLMISFYPLAFAQAGLQENSRVGTLFVFPVWLFLTCFGYETLKDIRDTQGDKLITRVPSWIQRRPQFALRVARAAIVAGALALLGPAFLGCGWVYAILVPLPIGLGVWAACLPQLHARMAIYGQLLLVGIAATLDMLILGS; encoded by the coding sequence ATGATCGCCCTGCTACGCCTGTGCCGTCTCTACTACGCTCTGCCGATGTCAACCATCCTGACGCTGACGCTCTGGTACCTGCTCGGCAGCAGCATCGGCACCCAGTGGGTCGGCGTACTCTGCGCCACGTTCGCCCTGGCGCTGGTCATCGCGGGCGGCTACGTGCTCAACGACGTCTGCGATTGGCGCATCGACGCCATCAACATGCCGCAGCGCCCGATCCCGTCCGGCCACGTTCGGCGCCGCACCGCGCTGTTCTTGGCACTCGGTCTATTCTGCGGCGGCCTGGCATTCGGACTCGCGTGTCGCTGGCAATTCCAGCTTACCCTCCTCGGCGTCATCGGCCTGCTCATCCTCTACAACCTGCGGGCCAAGCACTGGGGCCTCGGCAAGCAACTGACCGTCGCCGTGCTCATGATCAGCTTCTATCCGCTCGCGTTTGCACAGGCCGGCCTGCAGGAAAACAGCCGCGTCGGCACGCTCTTCGTCTTCCCCGTCTGGCTATTTCTCACCTGCTTCGGCTACGAGACGCTCAAGGACATCCGCGACACACAGGGTGACAAGCTCATCACACGCGTCCCGTCGTGGATCCAGCGCCGCCCGCAGTTCGCGTTGCGCGTAGCGCGCGCCGCGATCGTGGCCGGCGCGCTGGCACTGCTCGGGCCGGCGTTCCTCGGCTGTGGCTGGGTCTACGCGATCCTCGTCCCGCTGCCGATCGGCCTCGGTGTCTGGGCCGCCTGCCTGCCGCAACTGCACGCTCGCATGGCGATCTACGGCCAGCTCTTGCTGGTCGGCATCGCCGCCACCCTGGATATGCTCATCCTGGGTTCTTGA